From one Colletotrichum destructivum chromosome 3, complete sequence genomic stretch:
- a CDS encoding Putative cytochrome P450 produces MSFSIESKIVEPYLVLRQSLAPLRLSRWQMFKFIARTALYSAFLRFFFLGTFLSLVAYGLYRATWGRQQREPDHGFPIVKRDDYHFDTIIQEGKKLYPDKPFMAINKRYKFVIYPTSSWDELKRVPEQTASIMNFQHVCNSGDWSLIGGETHELVKTITAELTRSLPARVLNRQQDAKMTFDTIIGHCPEEKGFNLLMTSLEIIAKINACTFVGRELGRNQRWVKAVIYSPLFVYMAVTLLNATPSILRSLLRPLYFLPVTKNYWDMKRLLKPKLDEEIKTFKETKDKRKLLVPKSDEDLPFTQFLLSRYSEAAATIKQLVTDYIQVSYTSTPTTASALYHALWELAQHPEAADILRQELKEVMVDGQLPRTHLQELKRMDSFLRESFRLHPITRFTLQRYVKEPFQLSDGSTVPPGVMAVVDAQEINRSPELWENPDKFDMDRFYRLRELSGNDNRYHFVTTGSNSPGWGDGLQACPGRFFATSTLKIVIAHVVMNYDIRLRNVAPLKSSPLVNGSYAPDNSVEILFKSRSPK; encoded by the exons ATGTCATTTTCAATCGAATCCAAGATCGTTGAACCATACCTGGTTCTCCGCCAAAGTCTGGCCCCTCTCAGGCTGTCTAGATGGCAAATGTTCAAATTCATCGCCAGAACTGCCCTCTATTCAGCCTTTCTtcgtttcttcttccttggcACGTTCCTGAGTCTTGTCGCGTATGGTCTATATCGCGCAACTTGGGGTCGACAGCAACGAGAACCCGATCATGGCTTTCCCATCGTCAAAAGAGATGATTACCATTTCGACACCATCATTCAGGAAGGAAAGAAACTG TATCCTGACAAGCCTTTCATGGCCATCAACAAACGATACAAATTCGTCATCTACCCTACCAGCAGCTGGGACGAGCTCAAACGAGTTCCCGAGCAGACAGCATCTATCATGAACTTCCAGCATGTTTGTAACTCTGGCGATTGGAGTCTTATCGGCGGCGAGACACACGAACTCGTCAAAACCATCACTGCTGAATTGACCCGCTCCCTGCCCGCGCGAGTTCTCAACCGTCAGCAAGACGCCAAAATGACCTTTGACACCATTATCGGCCACTGTCCCGAGGAAAAGGGTTTCAACCTTCTGATGACGTCTTTGGAGATCATCGCCAAGATTAATGCTTGCACATTTGTTGGCAGAGAACTTGGCCGCAATCAGCGCTGGGTCAAAGCCGTTATTTACTCTCCTCTCTTCGTCTACATGGCAGTCACGCTCCTGAATGCTACACCAAGCATCCTGAGATCGCTTTTGCGTCCTTTATACTTTCTTCCCGTTACCAAGAACTACTGGGACATGAAGCGGTTGCTGAAGCCTaagctcgacgaggaaatCAAGACATTCAAGGAAACCAAGGACAAGCGCAAACTTCTCGTACCTAAGTCAGACGAAGATCTTCCCTTCACGCAATTTCTGCTGTCACGATACAGCGAAGCTGCGGCAACCATTAAGCAACTTGTCACAGACTACATCCAAGTTAGCTACACCTCTACCCCAACGACCGCTTCTGCGCTGTATCACGCGTTATGGGAGCTGGCGCAGCATCCCGAGGCAGCCGATATTTTGCGTCAGGAGCTTAAGGAGGTTATGGTCGACGGTCAGCTACCTAGGACCCACCTCCAGGAACTGAAGCGGATGGACAGCTTCCTCCGCGAGTCTTTCAGACTTCATCCCATTACTCGCT TCACTCTCCAGCGTTACGTCAAAGAACCTTTCCAACTTTCTGACGGCTCTACGGTCCCGCCCGGCGTGATGGCTGTTGTCGACGCGCAGGAGATAAACCGCTCGCCCGAGCTCTGGGAGAACCCTGACAAGTTTGACATGGACCGGTTTTATCGCCTGCGCGAGTTGTCTGGAAATGACAACCGCTATCACTTTGTGACCACTGGCTCGAACTCGCCAGGCTGGGGCGACGGATTGCAGGCCTGCCCCGGTCGCTTCTTCGCCACCAGCACGCTCAAGATCGTCATCGCCCATGTTGTTATGAACTATGACATTCGTCTGAGGAATGTAGCACCTCTGAAGAGCAGTCCCTTGGTCAACGGGTCGTACGCACCGGACAATTCGGTTGAGATATTGTTCAAGTCTCGATCTCCCAAGTAA
- a CDS encoding Putative cytochrome P450, with protein sequence MNETRSLLRQGYEKYLRQGIPFQIRHPVGELGSQVLLPTKYLEEVKKAPTDLFSFEAYSAKSFLLDYSRAPRQTEAAAHVIRVDLNRNLGPLVTDLWNEAAQHLSENVSFEWKTVSAYELVCSFVARVASVALVGAPLCRNPAWQQIVVETTFVAFGAAQAIKDKYTPRWRWLAPWSESIQKDLRRIRKQSIDLLRPLYKERREAMSNTDDFRDPSEVYRDVVFWLMKSNQKDRSLYGITESQLFLSLTAIHTTSGTLNSFVYDWIAHPEYHDDILLEVTETLAKVQANNGQWTLQHVAMMKKLDSFMKESARLNPIGFVSTQRYTLKPYTFKDGFHLPAGTTIMFHSDGAHYDADNYPDPDHFDGYRFLRLRETVDPNRFHYASVSDSALGFGAGIHACPGRFLSAIVMKFFLINFMTQYEFKYEHGGTERLPNLYNDNTSRPAPTVNLLVRRRY encoded by the exons ATGAATGAGACCCGGAGTCTCCTTCGACAAGGCTACGAAAAGTACTTGCGCCAAGGCATTCCTTTCCAGATTCGTCACCCCGTCGGCGAACTAGGCTCCCAAGTCCTCCTACCAACGAAGTACTTGGAAGAAGTCAAGAAGGCCCCGACAGACCTCTTCAGCTTCGAGGCCTACTCAGCGAAGTCCTTCCTGTTGGACTACAGTCGAGCCCCAAGACAGACGGAAGCTGCGGCACATGTAATCCGGGTTGACCTAAACAGAAACTTGG GTCCTCTAGTGACAGATCTCTGGAACGAAGCCGCCCAGCATCTCAGCGAGAACGTCTCCTTTGAGTGGAAGACGGTATCGGCTTATGAGCTCGTATGCAGCTTTGTGGCCCGCGTAGCTTCCGTCGCTCTCGTTGGAGCTCCACTGTGCCGGAATCCAGCTTGGCAGCAGATCGTCGTTGAAACGACCTTTGTTGCGTTTGGGGCTGCGCAAGCCATCAAAGACAAGTACACGCCGCGGTGGAGGTGGCTGGCTCCCTGGTCAGAGTCGATTCAAAAGGACTTGAGACGGATAAGAAAACAGTCAATTGACCTGCTCCGGCCCCTCTACAAAGAGCGGCGCGAGGCGATGTCAAACACGGATGACTTCCGAGATCCATCTGAAGTTTACAGAGACGTCGTCTTCTGGCTCATGAAGAGCAACCAGAAGGATCGATCACTGTACGGAATCACTGAATCGCAACTGTTCCTCTCTTTGACGGCCATACACACTACCTCGGGAACACTCAACTCGTTTGTTTACGATTGGATCGCGCATCCCGAGTATCATGACGACATTTTGCTGGAAGTCACCGAAACCCTAGCTAAGGTCCAGGCTAATAATGGCCAATGGACACTGCAGCATGTGGCCATGATGAAAAAGCTAGACAGTTTCATGAAAGAGAGTGCTCGGTTGAATCCCATAGGCTTTG TATCTACGCAGCGCTATACACTCAAACCGTACACGTTCAAGGATGGCTTCCACCTTCCGGCGGGCACGACTATCATGTTTCATTCCGACGGTGCTCATTATGACGCTGATAACTATCCCGATCCAGACCACTTCGATGGTTACAGATTCTTGCGCCTCCGCGAGACAGTCGATCCTAATCGATTCCATTACGCTTCGGTCTCGGATAGTGCGCTTGGCTTTGGGGCCGGGATACACGCCTGTCCGGGTCGTTTTCTCAGCGCCATTGTAATGAAGTTCTTCCTAATCAACTTTATGACGCAGTACGAATTCAAGTACGAGCATGGGGGCACAGAAAGACTACCGAATCTCTACAATGACAACACTAGCAGACCTGCCCCAACTGTCAACCTGCTGGTTAGAAGGAGGTACTAG